DNA from Synechococcus elongatus PCC 6301:
AATCGAAAGCTGACATCAGAGCCCAAAGCGAGTGGCAGACTAGGGGCAGAGAGGATAGAACTATGGCCGATCGCTACAACCTCGAAGATGTGCAGGAAATTCTGCAGCGAGCGATCGCGCGATCGACAGCGCAAGATGAGTTCAGCGCTCAGCAGCTCCAGGAAATGGCAGCCGAATTGGGCATTTCCCCTGATGAACTCCGGGCTGCCGAGACAGATTGGCGCAGTTTGCAACTGCAGAATCAAGAGCAGACGGACTTTGATCAGCTGCGCTGGCAGCGCTGGAATGATCAGGCTATCCGGTTTTTGATTGTCAATGCTGGCCTGATTCTGCTCAACTGGGTCACCACCCAAGGGCTGGGTTGGAGTCTCTACATTTTGGTGCCTTGGACTATTGGCCTCCTCCTGAGCTTCTGGCAAACCTGGAAGCCAGCGCCCGAGGTCTACGAGAAGGAGTTCCAGTCCTGGCGACGGCAACGGCAATTACGCAAATCCCTAGGGCGGTGGATCGATCGCTGGCTCCTACCAACGCGATCGCTGAATCGATAACCTTAGCCGATGGCGATCATCACCATTTCCAACGACTCCCTACGCTGGAATCGATAGACCAGATTCTATAATTCACCTAGAGACCGTAGAGACATATTCCTGCCAGAGGTTGCTATGTCCGAAGAGACAACGCCCCGCACTACTCGACGCAGCCGCACGGCAGCAAATCCCGAAGAAGCCCTGACACTTGCAGCCCAGCCCGTGGATCTGGAGCCTAAATCCAGCCTGCAACTGCCCCAAAATCGGCCGATTTCGCCCTCGTCAATCGAAGTGGCTAAAACGGTTGCGATCGCGGGTCGCCGTCCGATCGCCCGTTGGGAAGCCCCCGACAATCGCAATCTGCGCCAAGCTCCGAAGCTGTTCAATCGCCCGATCGCTTCCAATGAGCCGGAAGATGCAGCGAGCCTGATGGGTTACCTCGACTAAATGGCCTCGGATTCAGCGGTTTGGCTGCGGCGTCTCCCCCTGATTGCTGGTGCGATCGGGGGGACGTTGTTGATGGTCAACCGGGCGCTTACCCCCGAGCTACTGCCCACTCAATCGCGATCAGATGCCCTCGGGATCTTGCTCAGCGCCCTGTTGATTTTGAGTGGATTGCTCTGGCAACGCGTTCAGCCCGTGCCACCTGAGATGGTCGTGCTGGAGGGAGAAGAGGGTTTTGAACTCGATGACCAGTTGCCAGAAGCGAGCCGTCAGGAATTAGCTTGGGCGTCCAAGCTGCTATTGACCAATACGATCACTGGCTCCCTGCTGATTTGGTACGACGGTCAGGTGCTGCTGCGGCGCGGGATTTTAGCCCCGCCGGTGCCGGTTCAGCCCGGTCCGATTGTCGAGCGCGTGCTGAAAACCGGTAAGGCCGTCTACTTGGTTGATCTCAAGCTCTATCCAGGCCGAATTGAGTTCAATTACTTGCCCGCAAATAGTCAGGGCTTGATCTGTCAGCCGTTGGGCAATCGCGGTGTGTTGCTGCTTGCTGCCCGCGCTCCCCGCAGCTACACCCAGCAGGACGAGCGTTGGATTGCGGGCATTGCCGACAAACTGGATCAATCACTGAGCCGGAGTGCCGCTGCGATCGCCGTAGAACAGCCGTAGACTTTCCAGATCGCCAACAAATCGCCAGTGCCAAGGTTCGTAGCTGACCTGCTGCAAATTATTGCGGGGAAAAGATAGCTCAAAGCTAAAACGTTTGGCATTGGCCTGAAGCCAGCGAAAGGCAGCCGTTTGCTCGAACGTGGTTTCGAGATGGGTGGCGGGCTGATCGGCAGCGCCGATATCGATCGCATAGCCGGTGTGGTGCTCGCTATAGCCGGGCGGCGCACTGACGCTCGCGCGCTCGGTCACACTTTGATTGCGCTCGGCTTTCACATCAAAAAAAAGAGCTTCCTGATCTTTCTTGGAGCGAAAGCCTGAGAGCGGCACCAGTCGAACGCCCTCACGGGCCGCCGCCGCTTGTAACTCGTCAAAGGCTTTT
Protein-coding regions in this window:
- a CDS encoding 2TM domain-containing protein produces the protein MADRYNLEDVQEILQRAIARSTAQDEFSAQQLQEMAAELGISPDELRAAETDWRSLQLQNQEQTDFDQLRWQRWNDQAIRFLIVNAGLILLNWVTTQGLGWSLYILVPWTIGLLLSFWQTWKPAPEVYEKEFQSWRRQRQLRKSLGRWIDRWLLPTRSLNR
- a CDS encoding cofactor assembly of complex C subunit B; the encoded protein is MASDSAVWLRRLPLIAGAIGGTLLMVNRALTPELLPTQSRSDALGILLSALLILSGLLWQRVQPVPPEMVVLEGEEGFELDDQLPEASRQELAWASKLLLTNTITGSLLIWYDGQVLLRRGILAPPVPVQPGPIVERVLKTGKAVYLVDLKLYPGRIEFNYLPANSQGLICQPLGNRGVLLLAARAPRSYTQQDERWIAGIADKLDQSLSRSAAAIAVEQP
- a CDS encoding M15 family metallopeptidase, with protein sequence MGFQYDDDVPVAIRSEVPTAKARTNRLLPWVVGGAVAAIAIGAWAIVQRSSPTPEGVETPAESTAATPNSLLGHRPYADAAPESLTPLASNAAIRLRSPAAKAFDELQAAAAREGVRLVPLSGFRSKKDQEALFFDVKAERNQSVTERASVSAPPGYSEHHTGYAIDIGAADQPATHLETTFEQTAAFRWLQANAKRFSFELSFPRNNLQQVSYEPWHWRFVGDLESLRLFYGDRSGTPAQ